A window of the Lactuca sativa cultivar Salinas chromosome 5, Lsat_Salinas_v11, whole genome shotgun sequence genome harbors these coding sequences:
- the LOC111880550 gene encoding protein ALP1-like, protein MDPFDSSDDSDDDIFFRMMYHYYTTDLLQPDPASLLTRRAMLNRNREEGHEHLYCDYFADNCVYGAKDFKRRFRLSRDVFLRIANTLESRYEFFQLRYDARGRRGFTTLQKCAAAIRLMAMGESPDTMDDYMRMSERTARESLYTLSRGVVETFGDVYLRKPSLHDLQELYAVHEERHGFLGMIGSIDCTHWKWKNCPIAWKGQYTSGHHGSPSLVLEAVASQDLWIWHAFFGVAGSNNDVNILDQSPIFDDLLNGKSPDAPFTVNGNEYKYGYYLTDGIYPQYSTFVKAFRHPVEERDKFFKRRQEGAHKDVERAFGVLKAKWHIVEHAARPLDLETLRYIMYACIIMHNMVVEDKGRNIAHYIPTEPRHVQFQPGTTDYLHRVVDIQDANKHRQLREDLADYIFYGNNNDNE, encoded by the exons ATGGATCCTTTCGACTCGTCCGATGATTCAGATGACGATATTTTCTTTAGGATGATGTATCATTATTACACTACCGACTTGCTACAACCAGACCCAGCCTCGCTACTAACAAGACGTGCGATGTTAAACAGAAATCGCGAGGAAGGACACGAACATCTATATTGTGATTACTTTGCGGATAATTGTGTATACGGGGCGAAGGACTTCAAAAGAAGATTTCGTTTGAGTAGGGATGTGTTCTTACGAATCGCCAACACCTTGGAAAGCCG GTACGAATTTTTTCAATTAAGATATGATGCTAGAGGTAGACGGGGGTTTACAACGTTGCAGAAATGTGCTGCGGCCATTCGTTTGATGGCTATGGGGGAGTCACCCGACACCATGGACGACTATATGAGAATGTCCgaaagaaccgcaagagagagtttGTATACATTGTCAAGGGGTGTTGTTGAAACTTTTGGAGACGTGTATTTGCGGAAACCTTCGTTGCATGATTTGCAAGAATTGTATGCGGTGCATGAAGAACGTCATGGGTTTCTCGGAATGATCGGAAGCATTGATTGCACACACTGGAAATGGAAAAATTGTCCGATAGCATGGAAAGGGCAATACACAAGTGGTCATCACGGATCACCTTCATTGGTGTTAGAGGCTGTCGCTTCtcaagatttatggatttggcATGCATTTTTTGGGGTTGCGGGTTCCAACAACGACGTCAACATTCTTGATCAGTCGCCAATATTCGACGATCTTTTGAATGGAAAATCCCCGGATGCTCCTTTCACGGTGAATGGAAACGAATACAAATATGGCTATTACCTTACAGATGGAATATATCCTCAGTATTCCACATTCGTGAAGGCATTCCGTCACCCGGTTGAAGAACGAGACAAATTTTTTAAGAGAAGACAAGAAGGAGCACATAAGGATGTGGAACGTGCTTTTGGAGTGCTGAAGGCGAAGTGGCATATAGTTGAACATGCAGCACGGCCATTGGATTTAGAAACTTTACGATatatcatgtatgcatgtatcataatgcataacatggtaGTAGAAGATAAAGGAAGAAATATTGCACACTATATCCCAACAGAGCCCAGACACGTTCAGTTTCAACCAGGAACAACAGATTATTTGCATCGCGTTGTTGACATTCAGGACGCAAATAAACACAGACAACTTCGAGAGGATTTGGCGGATTATATCTTCTATGGTAACAATAACGATAACGAATag